A window of Cellulomonas fimi contains these coding sequences:
- a CDS encoding PadR family transcriptional regulator, which translates to MDDDRDPQLLKGVLPMLVLAVLGRGESYGYELVTRLQEAGLTDLGAGTLYPVLNRLEREGRVSSRLVASSSGPARKYYVPTDAGTAELARAQRSWQRLAGTVARVLDADLPTDPDAAPAPTDNPSRRTR; encoded by the coding sequence GTGGACGACGACCGGGACCCCCAGCTCCTCAAGGGCGTGCTGCCGATGCTCGTGCTCGCCGTGCTCGGCCGCGGCGAGTCGTACGGCTACGAGCTCGTCACGCGCCTCCAGGAGGCCGGTCTCACCGACCTCGGCGCCGGGACGCTCTACCCCGTCCTCAACCGGCTGGAGCGCGAGGGGCGCGTCTCGTCGCGGCTCGTCGCGTCGTCGTCCGGACCGGCCCGCAAGTACTACGTGCCGACCGACGCCGGCACCGCCGAGCTCGCGCGCGCACAGCGTTCGTGGCAGCGCCTCGCCGGCACCGTCGCACGCGTCCTCGACGCCGACCTCCCGACCGACCCCGACGCCGCACCGGCGCCCACCGACAACCCCTCCCGGAGGACCCGATGA